In the uncultured Methanolobus sp. genome, one interval contains:
- a CDS encoding 6-hydroxymethylpterin diphosphokinase MptE-like protein translates to MDFNEWEPIYESILKDMGFSREEDEQAALLLSAMLNAFNSADISELKSLIEGKDALICGNAPVLPQELKLINPDDFVIIAADGATAVLVDKGIIPDVIVTDLDGDVEKEIIANKAGSIMVVHGHGDNVDKLNAYVPKLNRIIGSTQAAPLENVFNFGGFSDGDRCAYLAKEFGAASITLIGFDFDDENVDPIKKKKLKWARLLIEKLNK, encoded by the coding sequence ATGGACTTCAATGAATGGGAACCCATTTACGAGTCCATACTAAAGGACATGGGCTTTAGCAGGGAAGAAGATGAGCAGGCAGCTCTTCTCCTCTCTGCTATGCTTAATGCGTTTAATTCTGCAGATATTTCTGAATTGAAATCTCTTATTGAAGGAAAGGATGCTCTTATTTGTGGAAACGCTCCTGTACTTCCACAGGAACTCAAACTAATAAATCCCGATGATTTTGTTATAATAGCAGCTGATGGAGCGACTGCTGTGCTGGTTGACAAAGGAATAATTCCTGATGTTATAGTGACCGATCTTGATGGCGATGTTGAAAAAGAGATTATTGCCAACAAAGCAGGTTCAATAATGGTAGTGCACGGACATGGGGACAACGTTGACAAACTCAATGCCTATGTTCCAAAACTGAATAGGATAATAGGTAGCACACAGGCTGCTCCACTGGAAAATGTTTTTAACTTCGGTGGCTTCAGTGATGGAGACAGGTGTGCGTATCTGGCAAAGGAATTCGGTGCGGCCAGTATAACTCTTATCGGTTTTGATTTTGATGATGAGAATGTTGACCCTATTAAGAAGAAAAAGTTGAAATGGGCTCGCCTGCTTATTGAAAAATTGAACAAGTAA
- a CDS encoding DUF373 family protein yields the protein MQTLVICIDRDNDLGDKANVLAPLIGREANIEAAVKLATADPEDSDTNTIFGGVKILDELLEKGVDAEIITLAGDKNIGIISDQKIANQLDILLKKFPAESAIFVSDGAEDETLLPIVQSRMKIDSVRRIVVMQSANLESTYYIIKHAFNDPKISQTFFVPVGLAALIYAFFLLIDYSQGAIIGILAAVGLYMLYRGFSDTVDPYWEKLKDSFYSGRLAFFTYATAVILMVIATLAGLMDVWNLYTSQGIWYYGIIPLITSFINSTIWIYVLAILFADAGKIIDCKQHSEPTGKYLVPAFFVLSLGFLLWGATRYLISMNPVISGTEADLHAGMQIFVYSIVFAIMLALAGIRVSSKSQETGKGQKSKR from the coding sequence ATGCAAACACTGGTAATCTGTATTGACAGGGATAACGACCTTGGGGACAAAGCAAACGTACTTGCTCCTCTTATAGGCAGGGAAGCAAACATAGAGGCAGCAGTGAAACTTGCAACGGCAGACCCCGAAGATTCAGACACAAATACGATTTTCGGCGGAGTCAAGATACTTGACGAACTGCTGGAAAAAGGAGTAGATGCAGAGATAATCACCCTTGCGGGAGACAAGAACATCGGTATTATCTCCGATCAGAAAATAGCAAACCAGCTAGATATATTATTAAAAAAATTCCCTGCAGAATCTGCCATATTCGTTTCCGATGGAGCAGAGGATGAAACGCTTCTTCCGATTGTCCAGTCAAGGATGAAGATTGATTCTGTCAGGCGCATCGTAGTAATGCAGAGTGCAAATCTTGAAAGCACTTACTACATAATCAAACATGCATTCAATGACCCGAAAATATCCCAGACATTCTTTGTCCCGGTGGGTCTTGCGGCTCTTATCTATGCATTCTTCCTTCTCATTGATTATTCACAGGGCGCCATAATAGGAATTCTGGCAGCTGTGGGTCTTTACATGCTTTACAGAGGTTTCAGTGACACAGTAGACCCTTACTGGGAAAAACTGAAAGATTCCTTCTATTCAGGCAGGCTGGCATTTTTCACATATGCAACAGCAGTAATCCTGATGGTCATTGCCACATTAGCAGGATTGATGGATGTGTGGAATCTTTATACCTCACAGGGAATATGGTATTACGGAATTATTCCACTGATCACATCTTTCATTAACAGTACTATATGGATATATGTCCTGGCAATCCTGTTTGCAGATGCGGGTAAAATCATAGATTGCAAACAGCATTCAGAACCAACAGGTAAGTATCTTGTCCCTGCATTCTTTGTCCTGTCATTAGGTTTCCTTCTGTGGGGAGCAACACGTTATCTTATATCCATGAATCCGGTGATAAGTGGAACGGAAGCGGACCTGCATGCAGGCATGCAGATATTTGTATATTCCATTGTATTTGCCATAATGCTTGCACTTGCAGGAATCAGAGTTTCCAGCAAATCTCAGGAAACAGGAAAAGGACAAAAGTCAAAAAGGTAG